A single window of Chitinivibrio alkaliphilus ACht1 DNA harbors:
- the rfbB gene encoding dTDP-glucose 4,6-dehydratase — protein MYSYLVTGAAGFIGANYLKHILKKHDNITVAVLDKLTYAGNLGTIAGEIKDPRVTFYKGDIGNEELVSHIFLTHGITHVVNFAAESHVDRSIENPQIFLETNILGTQTLLECAVHAWKTGRDGQGYPTYRTGVKFLQVSTDEVYGSLAQTYPEGRDHEEFGTIFGADFFTEDTPLDPHSPYSASKASADLLVQSYADTFHLPVNITRCSNNYGPCHFPEKLIPLMIKNVLEGKKLPVYGDGRNVRDWLYVEDHARAIDLVVQKGRPGEVYNVGGHNEAQNITIVKLIISTVARLMEENPAYQQVLTTDHAHINESLITFVQDRLGHDARYAIDPAKIKKELGWYPETSFEVGIEKTIRWYLENQKWVREVVSGDYQHYYESMYGAREELS, from the coding sequence ATGTATAGCTATCTTGTCACGGGGGCTGCCGGCTTTATCGGGGCAAACTACCTGAAGCATATTCTTAAAAAACACGATAACATCACCGTTGCAGTCCTTGATAAGCTCACCTATGCGGGAAATCTTGGCACCATTGCCGGGGAGATTAAGGACCCCCGGGTGACCTTTTACAAGGGAGACATTGGCAATGAAGAGCTGGTTTCCCATATTTTTCTCACCCACGGGATCACCCATGTGGTGAATTTTGCCGCCGAATCCCATGTGGATCGCTCAATCGAAAATCCGCAGATATTTCTCGAAACAAATATCTTGGGCACCCAAACCCTTCTGGAGTGTGCCGTCCATGCCTGGAAAACAGGGCGGGACGGGCAGGGATATCCCACCTACCGCACGGGGGTGAAATTCCTTCAGGTCTCCACGGATGAGGTGTACGGCTCCCTTGCCCAAACCTACCCCGAGGGAAGGGATCATGAGGAGTTTGGCACCATCTTCGGGGCTGATTTTTTCACCGAAGACACCCCCCTTGATCCACACTCACCCTATTCGGCAAGCAAGGCCTCGGCGGATCTGCTGGTGCAGTCCTATGCAGACACCTTTCACCTCCCCGTAAATATCACCCGCTGTTCAAATAATTACGGCCCCTGCCATTTCCCCGAAAAGCTGATTCCCCTCATGATTAAGAATGTCCTTGAAGGGAAAAAACTCCCCGTGTACGGTGACGGTCGCAATGTGCGCGACTGGCTCTACGTGGAAGACCATGCCCGGGCCATTGATCTGGTGGTGCAGAAGGGGCGGCCCGGCGAGGTGTATAATGTGGGCGGACATAACGAAGCACAAAATATCACCATAGTGAAACTGATTATCTCCACGGTGGCACGACTCATGGAGGAAAACCCCGCCTATCAACAGGTGCTTACCACCGATCATGCCCACATTAACGAATCCCTCATTACCTTTGTGCAGGATCGCCTCGGCCATGATGCGCGCTACGCCATTGACCCGGCCAAAATAAAGAAGGAATTGGGATGGTATCCCGAGACATCCTTTGAAGTGGGTATTGAAAAGACCATCCGCTGGTACCTAGAAAACCAAAAATGGGTGCGTGAGGTGGTCAGCGGCGATTATCAGCATTATTATGAGAGCATGTACGGTGCCCGGGAGGAGCTGTCGTGA